The window CGGACCGACGATACGGACGATTTCCTGAAGTTCGGCCTCCTTCTGGAGGAGCGCCATGGCCTGGTCGCGCATCTTCCTCCACTCGGGGTCGACGTTCTTGTGCCACCAGTCCTGGATGGCGTCGATGTAGAGGGAGTAGCTCCTCAGCCAGTTGATGGCCGGGAAGTGCCTCCTCCTAGCCAGGTCTGCATCGAGCGCCCAGAAGACCTTGACGACACGGAGGGTGTTCTGAACGACCGGCTCGCTGAAGTCTCCACCGGGCGGCGAAACGGCACCGATGACGGAGACGCTTCCAATCCTCTCGTCGCTTCCGAGGGTAACGACTCTTCCAGCACGCTCGTAGAACTCCGCTATCTTGCTCGCGAGGTAGGCCGGGTAACCTTCCTCACCGGGCATCTCCTCAAGACGGCCGGAAATCTCACGGAGCGCTTCCGCCCACCTGCTCGTCGAGTCGGCCATCAGAGCCACGTCGTAACCCATGTCCCTGAAGTACTCGGCGATGGTGATTCCTGTGTAGATTGAGGCCTCACGGGCCGCGACCGGCATGTTCGAGGTGTTGGCTATGAGAACCGTTCTCTCCATGAGCGGCTTTCCGGTCTTCGGGTCCTTGAGCTTGGGGAACTCCTCAAGGACGTCGGTCATCTCGTTTCCGCGCTCGCCGCAGCCTATGTAAACGACGACCTGGGCGTCACTCCACTTTGCCAGCTGGTGCTGGGTAACGGTCTTTCCTGAACCGAACGGGCCGGGGATTGCGGCGGTTCCACCCTTTGCCTGGCTGAAGAAGGTGTCTATCGTCCTCTGGCCGGTGATGAGCGGAACCTCCGGCGGAAGCTTCCTCTTGTAGGGCCTCTTGACACGAACCGGCCAGCGGTGGTACATCCTGAGCTCCTCGATGCTCCCGTCCGGCTTCTTCACCTTGGCTATGACCTCCTCGATGGTGTAGTCGCCCTCTTCAGCAATCTCTACTACCTCGCCCTCCACCCAGGGCGGGACGAGAACGCGGTGCTCGATGATGCTGGTCTCGGGAACGACGCCGAGAACGTCGCCGCCAACGACCTTGTCGCCGACCTTGACCTTGGGCGTGAAGTGCCACTTCTTGTCCCTCGGAAGGGCCGGGGCGGTGAGACCCCTCGCGATGAAGTCGCCGCTCAGCTCCCTGAGAACCTCAAGAGGCCTCTGGATACCGTCGTACATTGCGGTGAGCAGTCCGGGGCCGAGCTCAACGCTCAGAGAGGCGCCGGTTCCTTCAACAGGCTCCCCGGGCCTTATGCCGGCGGTTTCCTCGTAGACCTGGATGACCGCCTTGTCGCCCTCAAGGCGGATGATTTCTCCTATGAGCCCCATTTCGCCGACACGAACGACCTCGTACATCTTGGAGCCTTTCATTCCGTCGGCAACGACGAGCGGACCCGTAACACGAATTATCCTTCCCATTTCGGTTCACCTCTTCAGCTCAACACCAATTGCCCTTCTAACTATCTCCTTGATCGCCTCTTCACCAAGCCTGGAGCCGGATTTGTCCGGCACCTGAAGGATGATTGGAACGGTAACCTCCGGAAGTTCAACCTTCCCAACGAATCTCTCGGTTATCAGGATTATTCCGATGTCGTCCCTCTCGACGAGCTCCTTCAGCTTGTTCCGGAGCCTCTCCATATCAAGCGGGGTGTCGTCGAAGGAATAAACCTCATGGGCACCGGCCAGCTTGAAGCCGAGCGCGGTGTCCTTATCGCCAAGCACGGCTATCTTCATGCAACATCACCCGCGAGTTCCTTTATCCTCTCAGGGTGAACGCCGTCCTCGATGAGCTTCGCTATCGCCCTGAGCTTCCTGAGTTCCCTCTCCCTCTGGAGGATGTAGCTCAGCGGTGCGGCGACGCTGAGCGGGTAGAACCTGTTGAGCTCGTTCATCCTCTCAAGGATGTGCCTCTCAAGGGCCCTCTCAAGGACGCTGAGGTCCCTCTCGACTTCCTCCCTGACGTCCCTGATGACCTTTCCGTACTTCGTTGAGTCCAGCTCGGCCAAAGCCATGCTCAGGTCGTCGACGTGGAGGAGCGGGTCGAGCTTTACGCTTCCGCCAGGGATTATCAGCGGCCTTATCTCTTCCGCGGTCATTCCAGCGGCCTTTGCCCTGAGAACGGTGAGTATGTTGGTCTTGTCGATTTTGAGTCTGACGAACTCCTCAAGGATAACGCGCTCGTCCTCCTTCCGCGAGAGGGCGTAGCTGAGGAGCTTTCCGTAGTGCATCCTGTAGAGTTCGGTTTCGAACTCCTGGAGCGATATCTCCCCGAGGAGCAGTCTCTGGTAGGGTTCCTCGTAGGGGGTGCCCTCAAGGATTACGAGTATCTCCTCCATGGTCTTTGCCTCTGCCATTGCCTTTACCTTGGGGAGCATTGGACCGATATCCATGACGTAGTCGCCCGCAACCTCGCCGGCGAACTTGGCCTTGACCACGCTGGCTATGTTCCTGACGTCCCACTCCTCAAGCATGAACCTGAAGAAGGGGCTGACCCTCTTCGGGAGAATCTTAATCATGAGTTCGTAGGTTCCGGCGAGGGCCCTCTCTAAGGCTCTCTCTATCTCCTCGACGGTGTAGGTTGAAACGTCGGTGAGGTAGTCCTTGTAGTCGGTGTCCTCCAGGCTGACGACGAAGTTCTGCAGCGTTCTGCTCTCGGCCAGCTCGTTGAAGCGCTGCTCGGTGAGGAGCTTCGCCTCCATCGCCTTTATCCTGGCGTTGGGGTAGGAGTAGGGCGTGTATTTCCAGACTATCCTGGCCGTCTTGTATCCCACCCATACGAATACTACAGCCAGTGTCGTGTTGAGGATTCCGCTTACGGCTCCTGCTTCCATTAACCTCACCCGAAGAGAGCCTTGGCTATCTCTGCCCTGAGCTCGCCCTCAAACCTCTCTATCCTTGACTCGAAGGTGTTGTCCACCCTTACCGCCCCGTCGGGGGTCTCAACCAGGACGCCGCCTATGGTTGATATCGGCTCGCCGAGGCTTATCTCCACGTCCCTTCCGAGTTTCGCCGCAACGGTTTCCCTGAACTCATCGAGCTTGCCCTCAATGAGCCTCAGGGTCTTTTCGTTGGAGCGTATAAGGCACGCCTCCCCGCCGAGCTCTTCGAGGGCCTTAACCGTGAGGTCGATGAGCATCGGGAAGTACTCCTCCTCGGGGAGCTCCGCGAGTCTCTCCCTCAGGGCGGTTATTACCTCCTGGATGAGCTTCTCCTGCACCTCAAGGCGCTTTTTCCTGACCTCAAGCCTGGCGTTGGCAATTATGCGCTGTTTTTCAGTCTCGGCCTGGGTCTGGGCCTTCCTTAGTATCCACTCGGCTTTCGCCTCGGCCCTCTTTCTCGCCTCTTCCTTAATCTTCTCTGCCTCCTTCTGGGCCTCGCTGAGTATGTACTGTATCTTCTGCTCCGCTTCCCTGTTTATCTCCTGTATGATCAGCTCTGCTCCATCCATCCTCCTTCCTCCTTGGCCTATAAAGAAAGTTTTGGACGGAGTCAGAAGCCGACTCCGGTGACTATCATGATCAGAGCGCCGACGAGACCGAAGATGGCCATGGTCTCCGCCATAGCGGAGAATATGATTCCCTGGGTGAAGGTCTTCGGGTTCTTGGCAACCGCACCGATGCTCGCGCTGGCGATGATTCCCTGCGGTATTGCCGAGAGACCGGTGAGGCCGACGGTGAGACCTGCACCGAGGAGGATGGCGCTCTTGACGATGTTGTCCATGTTGCTTGGGTCGGTGAACTTGAAGCCGCCACCGAGGATTCCTGAAACCATCAGGATGAGGAACAGGGTAATGAGGCCGTATATACTCTGGGTCATTGGCAGACCCTCAAGGATGAGGGCGTTCTTGAAGTTCCTCTCATCCTCGGCGACGACTCCGGCCGCTGCGGCACCGGCTATACCGACACCAAAGGCCGAAGCGGCTCCAGCTATTCCTGCGGCAAGGGCCGCACCGAGGGATACGTAAACTATCGGGTCCATCTTTCATGCACCTCCTTAAGCTTCAAACTCCAGCTCGGAAACTTCTCTTTTTGCCCTAAAGGGCTGGAAGGGTTTACCTTCACCTGAGTAGAACGTTCCGAAAAATTCAACGTACTGCAGACGGAGCGAGTGAACGAACGCTCCGAGGGCGTTGATGGCGACCGAAAACAGCTGGCCGCCTGCAAACAGTATGATTCCAATGAGTATGCCTATGGGAACGGGGCCGATGCTCACGCCCCAGACCATCTGGGCCAGTATGTTGACGACCATTGCTATTCCTGCCGTCGCTAGGGCGAGCGCCATGAGCCTCGCGTAGCTGAGCCAGCTGCCCACGAAGCCGAAGAAGTCCGAGATGACCAGGAGGACCGCCAGTGCACCGTTCTTGAGCTCGCTGAGTATGAAGAGCACCAGGCCGACTCCGAAGAGCGCCTTGCCCGGCATGCCCAGGGACGGGTTCTTGCTGGCGAGGAACAGGAAGGTTATTCCGAGTATTATGAGCATCCATGAGAGCTGGTCGAGTATCGCATCCTTGGTCTCGCCGTTCTTGAGCTTGACTATGAAGCCGACGGTGTAGCCGGTGAAGAGGTGGGCTATACCTATCGCCAGGGCCAGCTGAAGCACCACGAGGGCGTCCTGGAAGGTGTCCCAGACGCGCGGAACGGTGAATCCCGCGAGGTCAAGGGCGTTGCCGAAGTAGCTGCCGAAGATAACTCCCATCGCCATGGTGAAGAACGAGCTTATCAGCAGGGTGTAGGCGAACTTGTAGGTGCCGTCGTTGAACTTCTTGTGCCCCTTGACGAGGAGGGCAGCTATTATCGCTATTATGAGACCGTACATGAAGTCGGTGAGCATGAATCCGAAGAAGAACGAGTAGGTGAAGGTTATTATCGGCGTCGGGTCTATCTCGTTGTACTTGGGGACACCGTACATTTCGGTGAGCATCTCGAAGGGTCTTGCCCAGCCGGGGTTTTTGAGCTTTATCGGAATCTCCTCCAGCTCCTCCCCGGTGGGCTCCCTGATGTTGATGTAGGCCGTGCCGTTGGTTACCCTCTTGATGCCCTCCAGGACCCTGGGGACGTCGCTCCTTGGAAGCCAGCCGGTCAGAGCGAAGGTCATGTTCGTTCTGGCGAGCATCGGCAGCACGGTTGACTTGTCGCGCTCGTTCTCCATGAGTTCCTGATAGAAGACGACGTCGTCGTAGTACTTCTCGGCCAGCATCTCCGCGTCCTTCTTGGCGCTCTCAAGCTCCTCCTCCTTTCTCCGGAGCTTCTCCTCGTAGACGGCTATGAGCTCCCTTGGAGTCCCCTCCCCCTCGGGAACCTCCAGCCTCTCAAGGGAGTACTTGGCCAGAATCGGGTTGGCCCTGTCGTAGTCGGCTTTGAGGAAGACGAACACCGCCAAAACCTTGTCCTTCAGCTCCTTGGAAACCACGACCGCCCTGTTCTCCGTGGCCCGGGTGACCTCCTCAACGAGGGACTTAAACTTGTTCCTGTCAACGGTTCCGACGACGATTTCCAGCATGTCGGTCGATTTGAGGTATGAAACGTCGAGGTTGAGCACCGAGAGAAGCTCCAGTATCGCTATGTCGCCCTTTATTCTCTCGATTTCGGTCTGGGTGGAGGTTATCTTGCCCTCAACCGCCTTTATCTCCGGTTCGACGGCGCTGAGAAAGTTCTCAACGTCCTTTATGAGCCTCTCGATTCC of the Thermococcus sp. 21S7 genome contains:
- a CDS encoding ATP synthase subunit A gives rise to the protein MGRIIRVTGPLVVADGMKGSKMYEVVRVGEMGLIGEIIRLEGDKAVIQVYEETAGIRPGEPVEGTGASLSVELGPGLLTAMYDGIQRPLEVLRELSGDFIARGLTAPALPRDKKWHFTPKVKVGDKVVGGDVLGVVPETSIIEHRVLVPPWVEGEVVEIAEEGDYTIEEVIAKVKKPDGSIEELRMYHRWPVRVKRPYKRKLPPEVPLITGQRTIDTFFSQAKGGTAAIPGPFGSGKTVTQHQLAKWSDAQVVVYIGCGERGNEMTDVLEEFPKLKDPKTGKPLMERTVLIANTSNMPVAAREASIYTGITIAEYFRDMGYDVALMADSTSRWAEALREISGRLEEMPGEEGYPAYLASKIAEFYERAGRVVTLGSDERIGSVSVIGAVSPPGGDFSEPVVQNTLRVVKVFWALDADLARRRHFPAINWLRSYSLYIDAIQDWWHKNVDPEWRKMRDQAMALLQKEAELQEIVRIVGPDALPDREKAVLIVTRMIREDFLQQDAFDEVDTYCPPKKQVTMMRVILNFYDRTMEAVERGVPVDEIAKLPVKEKIGRMKFEPDIEKVAALIDETNAQFEELFKRYGA
- a CDS encoding V-type ATP synthase subunit F, with translation MKIAVLGDKDTALGFKLAGAHEVYSFDDTPLDMERLRNKLKELVERDDIGIILITERFVGKVELPEVTVPIILQVPDKSGSRLGEEAIKEIVRRAIGVELKR
- a CDS encoding V-type ATP synthase subunit C, which translates into the protein MEAGAVSGILNTTLAVVFVWVGYKTARIVWKYTPYSYPNARIKAMEAKLLTEQRFNELAESRTLQNFVVSLEDTDYKDYLTDVSTYTVEEIERALERALAGTYELMIKILPKRVSPFFRFMLEEWDVRNIASVVKAKFAGEVAGDYVMDIGPMLPKVKAMAEAKTMEEILVILEGTPYEEPYQRLLLGEISLQEFETELYRMHYGKLLSYALSRKEDERVILEEFVRLKIDKTNILTVLRAKAAGMTAEEIRPLIIPGGSVKLDPLLHVDDLSMALAELDSTKYGKVIRDVREEVERDLSVLERALERHILERMNELNRFYPLSVAAPLSYILQRERELRKLRAIAKLIEDGVHPERIKELAGDVA
- a CDS encoding V-type ATP synthase subunit E, with protein sequence MDGAELIIQEINREAEQKIQYILSEAQKEAEKIKEEARKRAEAKAEWILRKAQTQAETEKQRIIANARLEVRKKRLEVQEKLIQEVITALRERLAELPEEEYFPMLIDLTVKALEELGGEACLIRSNEKTLRLIEGKLDEFRETVAAKLGRDVEISLGEPISTIGGVLVETPDGAVRVDNTFESRIERFEGELRAEIAKALFG
- a CDS encoding V-type ATP synthase subunit K (produces ATP from ADP in the presence of a proton gradient across the membrane; the K subunit is a nonenzymatic component which binds the dimeric form by interacting with the G and E subunits), which codes for MDPIVYVSLGAALAAGIAGAASAFGVGIAGAAAAGVVAEDERNFKNALILEGLPMTQSIYGLITLFLILMVSGILGGGFKFTDPSNMDNIVKSAILLGAGLTVGLTGLSAIPQGIIASASIGAVAKNPKTFTQGIIFSAMAETMAIFGLVGALIMIVTGVGF
- a CDS encoding V-type ATP synthase subunit I; protein product: MFKPEEMVKIEVITLNRYKDSLLTYLHENGIVEIRELDVEIAQKDSPNEYHRKAASYSITISRLVDFLKAYRKSTGGGIKEFIFPKERARKKYRYEGIERLIKDVENFLSAVEPEIKAVEGKITSTQTEIERIKGDIAILELLSVLNLDVSYLKSTDMLEIVVGTVDRNKFKSLVEEVTRATENRAVVVSKELKDKVLAVFVFLKADYDRANPILAKYSLERLEVPEGEGTPRELIAVYEEKLRRKEEELESAKKDAEMLAEKYYDDVVFYQELMENERDKSTVLPMLARTNMTFALTGWLPRSDVPRVLEGIKRVTNGTAYINIREPTGEELEEIPIKLKNPGWARPFEMLTEMYGVPKYNEIDPTPIITFTYSFFFGFMLTDFMYGLIIAIIAALLVKGHKKFNDGTYKFAYTLLISSFFTMAMGVIFGSYFGNALDLAGFTVPRVWDTFQDALVVLQLALAIGIAHLFTGYTVGFIVKLKNGETKDAILDQLSWMLIILGITFLFLASKNPSLGMPGKALFGVGLVLFILSELKNGALAVLLVISDFFGFVGSWLSYARLMALALATAGIAMVVNILAQMVWGVSIGPVPIGILIGIILFAGGQLFSVAINALGAFVHSLRLQYVEFFGTFYSGEGKPFQPFRAKREVSELEFEA